In Ignavibacteria bacterium, the sequence AAATGGAAGACTTTAACGATTTTATTAAGAAATGGACTGAAACAAATTAATCAATTTTGTCCAATTCGTACATAAAACTTTATGTATGACCTCCACGGGCTAAAGCCTACTCCCCCTTGGTAAGGGGGAGATGTTATTTGGTGAAATTAGTGCAATTCGTGGTTAAAGCTTTTGCAGGGTTTTATGTCTGGATACCCGCCTTCGCGGGTATGACACGTCAGGGGGATAGATAAGGTAACTTTTCTCTGTGACTTTGTTTCTCTGTGTTGAATAGCTTTTAATTTTTTAATATGAACTATAAAATAATTCGCTCCAAACGGAAAACGCTGGCATTGCAGGTAAACAGCGATGCAACGCTTACTGTTAAGATACCGTACGGTGTTTCTATGGGGTATGTTGAAAAGTTCATAGAAGAAAAGCGTACATGGATAGAAAAGAAGCAGGCGCATTTCATTGAGCAGAAGGCAAAACACAAACCCAGGCAATATGTTAATGGAGAAGAATTCCTGTTTGCCGGCAAGCCGTATGAGCTGGAAATAGTTCCCGGTGCAGAAGTGCGGATTGCCTTAACAGGTGAAGGCAAATTACGTATTACCGAAAAATGCCTTGAAGCGCCGAAGCATTACATAGAATGGTTCTACAAACAGTTCGCTAAACGCCACATAACAGCCCGTACAAAAGAAATAGCTGAAGCTTTCGGTTATAAATATGCTTCGATAAAAATTAACAGCGCTAAGACGCGCTGGGGGTCATGCTCTATGCGTGGGAATCTGAATTTCTCGTGGAGGCTTGTAATAATGCCTGAGGAGATGATAGATTACGTTATTGTACATGAGCTGGTTCACCTGGAAATAAAGGATCACTCAAAGCGCTTTTACGCGCGCATGAGCGAGCTTATGCCTGACCACAGACGCCGCGAAAAGTGGCTGAAGGTGAATGCTTCTTTATCCTGAGGAACGAAGTGACGAAGGATCTCATTCGGAGAGCAAGAAAACAAACCCCCATCTTAGATATTGGTTAGAGAAGTTTAATGATTAATCCTGATTGTAGGTAGAGTCAAGATCAACTCCCCCCTTCAACTGAAGGGGGGACGAGGTCTTTATTTTTCGTTAATTGAAAATTATTGATTAATCTTAAATTAAGAAAAGATCTGCAATGGGGGTTTTGCCTTTTGATCTATTTCTTTAAACCCCTCACCCGGAGTTTGCCGAAGGGTGTAGATATCCCTCGACAGGCTCGGGATGAGGAATATATTTAAGATTATCGCTTCCCGGATGAGATCCTTCGGCTTCGCCTCAGGATTACCTGTCAATTTTTCGGTGGAATGAACGACCTATAGCCTTTATTTTTGTATCAATAAAATTAATATTTAACCATGGAAATGAAGTATTTTCAATTGCCGCCTGCGGCTGAAATGAAGCGAGCCGTTTACAGTAAAGATAAAAGCTACGACGGAATATTTTTTGTTGCCGTAAAGAGCACGAATATTTTCTGCAGGCCGGCTTGCCCGGCAAGAAAACCGCTTGAAAAGAACATGGTTTTCTACCCATCAGCGCGCGAAGCGCTTTTTGCAGGCTACAGGGCCTGCAAAAAATGCAGGCCTATGGAGCTTTCAGGCACGCACCCTGACTGGGTGCAGAAGCTCCTCAGTAAAATTGACAGTTCTGATAATAAACGCATTCGCGATGGCGAGCTGAGACAAATGGGCATACAGCCTGAAAAAGCGCGCAGGTACTTTATGAAAAATTACGGTATGACCTTTCACGCTTACCAGCGCAGCCGTAGGCTGGGTACTGCATTAACACAGATACGGGAAGGCTCCAAAATAGATGATGCGGTTTTCAGCAACGGGTATAGTTCACACAGCGGCTTCCGCGATGCATTTTCCAAAGTGTTCGGCAAACCGCCGGGAAGATCAGAAACAACGGATTGCATAGTTACATCAATGTATCAAAGCAAGCTGGGCCCGATCATAATTGGCGCGAATTCAAAAGGAGTATGTTTGGTTGAATTCAGCGACCGCAGAATGCTTGAGTACCAGCTAAAGACCCTGCGCAGAAGATTCAATGCTGCGATCATTCCCGGAAGCAATAAACATATTGAACAGGTTAAAAGTGAGCTTGACGAATATTTTAATGGGAATTTAAAAAGCTTCAAAACTCCGCTGGTTTACCCTGGCACTGATTTCCAGGTGAATGTTTGGAATAAGCTTAAAAAAATACCTTACGGCAAAACCTTATCATATGTGGAACTGGCTGAAGAGATCGGCTTAAAAGGCGCTTCCCGCGCCGTTGGCACAGCAAACGGTATGAACAGGATAGCTATAATTATTCCATGTCACCGTGTTGTGAATAAAGATGGCAGGCTTGGCGGCTATGGCGGCGGCTTATGGCGTAAGCAATGGCTGCTGGAGCTGGAGAGAATTCACTCATCCTGAGCGCATCGAAGGATATTATTCGGAATGCCAGGAAACAAACCCCCATCTATGCAAGCGGTTATTTAGTTTTTTCGTTTAATTTATCCCAATGCAGTTCTGATGCTTTTCATCCCCCTTCAATTGAAGGGGGGACTATATTTGTAATTTCCGTCAATTGTATATTATTGATAATTTTATCACCTAAGTTGATTGACGATGGGGGTTTGCAAAGGAGGGGAGCTTTTTGTTATCATTTAAGATACCAATTCGAAATATTTCCTGTAAAAAATTTTCCAGTATAACAATTTTCTTTTTTCGTTAAATTGTTTCATTCTTAAATTTACATTATGAATGTTTGCCTGTGTAAACAGGCGCGAGTTTTATTTTGAAGAAAATTGATTACACAAAATACCCGCTTCCGCGCATAAGGCATCATGCAAACCCCGTATTATACTTTCCTTTAAAACAACATAAGGGAAATAATTTCTATTACCCCCCGGTTTTTGAAAAATTGAATTGGGATGAAGTATTCGCTGACGGTAGACCCCCTGATATGCTTGATATTGGCTGCGGGCTGGGCAGGTTTTTGATAGAAATGTCACTTGTAAACACAGATAAAAACTTACTTGGCTTCGAAGTCAGGCAAAGTGCAGTGGAGTGGATCCAGGGTGTAATTGAAGGAGAGAAGCTTAAGAATGTACAGGCGCTTTGGTACAGCGCTGTGAACGGTATGAGCTTTATAGAAACCGGTTCAATTGAAAAAGTATTTTATTTTTTTCCTGACCCGTGGGTGAAAAAAAAACATTACAAACGCAGAGCGTTTTCTGCAGAGCTGCTTAAGGAAATTGACCGCGTATTAAAACCTGCCGGAAAGCTTTATTTAATGACTGACGTTCCGGAAGTAGATGAATACCAGCAGAAAATTTTAAATGAAACCGGGTTGTTCGGGTTTACTTATAATGATAAAATTACCTGGGAACCCGGTGTGCAAACGAACCATGAAATTTTTTGTGAACTCAAGGGAATACCGTTTATCCGTATGACCTGTATTAAAAGACCCGTATAGCTTTAATTTATCAACTTGTTGTGAAAACTGCTGTTTGTTTTGTTTTTTGATGATTTTTAGCGTATCCCTAACAAAAAATTAACCCGTTTTTCTTTAAAAATAACCATAAATCAGGATTTTTAACCTTTTAAATTATTTGATTTTCAGATATATTTACGGTTCAGCCTTTTAAATTAGTATAATAAATTCTGCAGAATTCATCTGAAGTAATTAGTTGTAAATTTGAATATTGGAGAGTTAAAATATTCTTCAGCAGATAATTTATTATGATTTTTTTTTTCAGGTCACAGATTTTTAATTTTATAGTATTTAATATTTCTTAAGAAAGGAAGTATAATAATTAACATGTCTTTGTTGAAAGCAAAACTTGCTTCTCAAGTTCCGGATTTGAAGGATCGAGTACGGAATTTGGGAAAGAATCACGGAAGTAAAGTTATTTCCGAAGTATCAGTTGAACAGGTTCTGGGCGGCATGAGAGGAATTAAATCACTTATCTGCGATACATCAGAAGTTGGCCTCGATTACGGGCTGGTGATAAGAGGAATCCCTATTCTTGAATTAACCGATAAGCTTCCTGAGGATGTACTCTGGCTTATGCTTACAGGCTCACTGCCCACCGAAGAAGAATCAAAAGACCTTCAAAAAGAGCTGAATGCAAGAATGGATGTTCCTGATTTCATTTGGAACATACTTGATGCATTCCCGAAGGATGCTCACCCGATGAATATGCTTAGTGCGCTTGTAACCGCATTGGGGTATGAGTCAAAATTCAGGCGTGAATATGATAAGGGCTTAAAGAAAGATCTTTACTGGGATTATACCCTGGAAGACTCACTTGATCTTATCGCAAAAATGCCGGTAATAGCATCAGCAATTTACAGGAAAAGATTCAGCAAGGGCGAAAGGATCGCTCCGAAAAAGGATCTTGACTGGGGCGCTAACTATGCGTATATGCTGGGTATAGAAGGCAACATGGATGAATGGTACAAGCTGATGAGGATGTATATGGTTGTGCACTGTGATCATGAAAGCGGTAACGTAAGCGCGTTCACTTCACATGTGGTCGGCTCTGCATTAAGCGATCCGTATTATTCACTTGCTGCCGGATTGAACGGCCTTGCAGGCCCGCTGCACGGACTTGCAAACCAGGAATGCCTGAAGTTTGTTATAGAGCTGCTTAACCATTTCGGCAAGGTGCCAAGTGATGACGAGCTGAGAAGCTTTGCAAAAGACAGGCTTGATAAAGGTTTGGTAATTCCCGGTTACGGGCATGCGGTTTTAAGGGTAACTGACCCCAGGTTCACAGCGTCACTTGACTGGGGAAAGAAAGTTATACCCAATGATGACCGTTTTGTTGTAGTTGAAAAACTGTTCAATATTGTTCCTGATCTTTTAATCGAACAGGGCAAGGCTAAAGACCCCTGGCCCAATGTGGATGCGGCTACCGGCGCTTTGTTATATCACTACGGTATCAAAGAATTTGAATATTATACTGTGATATTCAGCGTTTCAAGAGCGCTTGGAATTTGCTCACAGCTTATATTAAGCCGTGCGATGGGCGAGCCTATCACAAGGCCTAAATCAGTAACTATGGACTGGCTTGAAAAAGCAGTCAATAAATAGTGAAACACGGGATCAAGCTTCATTTTTTATAACAAATTAATTTTATTTGGAAGAACAAACACAAAATTCTGATAACTCCCGTCCTCCTGAAGAAATTCAGGAACAAGTTAATTTAAGCAATGATACCGCAGAGAACGGAAGTAAAAATGCTTTGAGGTATTTATTGCCTCTTCTGCTTTGTGTTTTTCTTTTTGCAGGGTTTACACAGGAGCCATTAAATAAAAGATCTGTTACTAAAAATAACTCGCAGGTTACTTCCGATTCAGAAGATGATAATGCGCCGAAGATAAATCTTTCAGCGCTGCTTGCAGCTGAGGAGTTTTCAAAAAACCTCCGTGACACTATTTATACAAATGATAATGTATGGCTTGAGTTCAGAATTGATCAGCAAATGCTTTATGTGCATTACAAAGACGGAAGATTAGTAAAATATCCTGTTTCATCAGGTATTGCCGGCGCTCATAAAAGTGTAAGCTCAAGGCCCGGTCTCTTTGCGATATTCCACATGAATGAAGTTCATAAATCCTCGCAGTTCAACTCTCAGCTTAACTACTTTATGGCTTTTAATATGGGTTCAGGTTTTCATGGACTTCCGGGCACAGGTTATTATGTTCATTTAGGAGTAAGGCCTTCCTCTCATGGATGCGTAAGAATGAGAAACGAAGATGCAAGGGAATTGTTCAAACAGTGTAAAATTGGAACGCTTGTTCTTGCTCATAAAGGACACACCAACAGGGTCGTAGCTTTTGCACCTGAAGGTTTTACAAATGATGCTGAATATACAAAGGAAGATTATATTAATATGCTTGCTTATAATCTTGGTACAATAATGGAAGGCAAGTATTTTATCAATCCCCCCAAAAGATTTATACTTGATGGCACTGTTATTCCTAAAATAGGGGTTAATGTTCTTTCAACTGAAGAGATCCCCGAAAAGCAGGTGCTGCCTTTCGTAATAGCTAAGTTCGAAAGCAAACCGGATTTTCTGAATAACAGGTATTCAGCTTCAGGAAATATTACCGAGCCTGTGAATTTAGCAGAGAACTTTGGTATACCTGAAGGTGATTCAGTAATTACAGAAAGCCGTCAGATTTCGGTCGCCCCCGAAATGATAAAACGTTATTTTCATAATCCATTGGGAATACTGCCTTATTTTCCGCCTAATCAATAAGTTAATACAAAAAAATAGAATTTATGGTAAAACTTGTAGCAATGTATAAAACTCCGGCTGATGTGGAAATGTTTGAAAAACATTATTTTGAAAAACACATGCCGTTAGTAAATGTTATTCCGGGACTTATAAAATCCGAAGTATCAAAGCTTAAGGTGCTTCCCGGAACAGAATCTGAATATTATATGATGACTGAAATGTATTATGAGGATATGGATTCTTTTAATGCGGCAATGGGCTCTCCTGAAGGCAAGGCTTCAGCCAGAGATCTTGTCAATTTTGCCAAAGACAGGGTTGATTTTTTCCTTGGAAAAGTAAAGTAGTTAACTGATGTTTTTAACTGTTTTTTAATAATTTTAGCAAAAAGTGGGCTTGTATTTATTTTCTTTTTTATCTATTATGCAGTCCAATCTTGTTAAAAATTGGAACAAAATTTATACTTTTAGTGTATAAATTGTAAGAAATTCATAAATAGTTTTATATTTTAACGGAGGTAATATGGTTACCGATAACATAGATATCCTGCAGGATACAGGATACGGTGCGACAGAGCTAAAAAAAACATACCAGAAATATCTGCAGCGCGGACTTATATTTGCCATTTTGATCCATGGATTTATAATCGGCACTTATTTATTTGCCAATTACATCAGCAAAATGGAAGAACAGAAGAAGACTGATATACAGCAAAGGATAATCAATGTCAGTGATCTTGAACCGCCGCCATCGGCAAATGATGAAGAAGAACCGCCGCCGCCGAAAATTGAAGAGCCGCCTGTTGCTCCTCCAAAAGATCTTACAGCTTTAACACCTGAGCCGGTTGCTAAGGAAAAAGCTGAAGAGCAGACAATTAAAACACAGCAGGAGCTTGAAGAAATTAAAGCACCCGTTGGCAACAATGATTCGGGTAAGTTCCAATACACAGGCAATGTAAAGGTTGAAGAAAAGAAGATTGAAGAAAAGATAGAGAAGAAGGAAAAAGTTGTTGAGGAAAAAACGGTGTTCCAGTCTTTTGAAGTTGAGAAAGCTCCGGAATGCGTAAATCTTTCACAGGTAAGATCCTCAATGAGATATCCTGAAATTGCAAGAGAAGCCGGAATGGAAGGAAGAGTAACTGTTAAAGTGCTTGTTGGACCTGATGGAAATGTATTAAAAGTTGGTTCAGTAAGCGGACCTGATGTATTTCATGATGAAGTAAGAGATAAAGCAAGTAACCTTCAGTTCACTCCCGGTCTTCAGAACGGAAAACCTGTAAAGGTTTGGGTTACTGTACCGTTTAACTTTAAGCTGAATTAATACCCTGTGCAGGCATAGCCTGTACACCGGATATAACGCGGCTTTAATATGATGTGATATTATAATTGAAAGTATATAATTATTTTACAATAGGAATTTCCCTCATCTTCTTGGTGATGGGAATTCTTATTTTAACAGGTGCCTATAACACAGGCGAGCTGTTCAAGAATAACGAATTTTTCCGCTGGATATTCGGGGGGATACTGGTAATATACGGAATTTTCAGGGCCTATAACGCATATCTTAAAATGCAGAACCAGGGCAAAAAACTGAGATATTACGACAGGGAAGAAGATTAGAACGAAATCCTCACCATAAATGTTAAAAATTATATGAGAGCCGAAATAAAAAAAGTATTGTTATTTGCGGCAGTTTTCAGCGTAATAACAATCAGCGCTTGTGATTATACAATGAAAAAATCCGTTTCCACTACCGGTGAGCTTACCGTTGGGGTGGATGAAGGGATATCTCCCGTAGTAAAAGAAGAAGCTTCGGAATTTATGAGGCTGAACACTGATGCAAAAGTTACCCTTAATATTAAAACCACCAAAGAAGTAATTGCAGACCTGAATAACGGCACATACAAATCAATTGTTGTAGGCAGAGATCTTACAAAGGAAGAAGCCGATATTTTTGCCGCAAATAAAATTGAAATCAAAAAAAGCGCATTCGCGCTTGACGGGATCGGTGTAATTGTAAATCCGAAGAACCCGCTTACAAAGCTGAATTTTAATGAGCTGAAAAGAATATTTACCGGCGAGCAGAAAGAATGGAACGCTTTGGACGGTGATAATAAAGATGTTTACAGCGGTAAAATAAAAGTGTTTATCGCAAGGAAGAACGCATCTGTACATGATATTTTTAAACAGAAGGTACTAGCAGGCGCTGAGTTTGGCGCAAATGATGTTATTTGCAGCACGTCATCACAGATGATGCGTGAAATTAAGGAAGACCCGAACTCTATCGGGTTTATTTCCATGGCCTGGATTACGGTATCCAATGATACGCTCGATGAATCAGTTAAACCGCTTAAAATTGCTGCAGTCGATCCTTCAACAGGTGCAATAGGAAATTATGTTGGGCTTCACCAGGGGTATATTGCAAATAAAACATATCCGCTGATAACCGAAGCGTATATATTTTCAACTGATTTTTCTATGAACCTTTCTGTCGGGTTTACAAGCTTCATGTCTTCTTATGACGGGCAAAGAATAGTGTTAAAATCAGGCTTGGTACCGGTAACCCAGCCGGTAAAAATAATACAGCTTAACTAACTGTTTAGCCGTACATTTTACAATTTATTACAAAACATCAGCCGATTTCCGGAAACAATTTATTTGAAAAAAGCTTTAAATTAGCAGAATTACTAATTATAAAAGAGAAACTATAAATTTAATATTATTTGAAAATGTTTACTAAAAATTTGTTAAGAGCGGTTACGTTTTTTATGATATTTGCTGCTGCCATTAATGCGCAGGATAATCTAGAAAAAGGGATCAATGCAGTTAAAAAAGGTGATTACCTTGGTGCGCTGAACCTGCTTAAAGGGGTTTCTAAAGATTCCTACGATGCAAATTTATATTACGGCATTGCACTTTTCCAGACAGGTTCAGTAAAGGATGCAGAAAAGTTTCTGAAAGATGCTGTTAAAAAAGATGAAGAACGCCCTGAAGCATATTCAGCACTGGGTGAGCTTTATTCATCGCAGAAAAATTACGGCGAAGCTTCTTCACAGTTTGAAAAAGCAAAAAAATACCTTCCGCTTAACAAGACAAAAGACGATCTTGATAAAGCAGAAATTGAAACAATTATTGATGTATTAAGCGCTGAAGCGGATAATTTTATTGCTGATGGCAAAGTAGATAAAGCTATAACCTCGCTTACAACCGCCAAGACATATGATGATAAAAATCCGATGATATACGTGGGTCTTGGAGATGCATATCTTGCCCGCGGCGCTTTTGACCCCGCAAAATCAAATTATGACCAGGCGCTGAAGCTGAAAACCGGTTATGCGCCGGCATTATATGGTTTAGGAAAGATATCATTTAAACAGAAAAAATACAGCATTGCGCTGGAAAATTATATCAAGTCTTCAGAATCGGACAATAACTTTGCTCCTGCATTTTTTGAAAAAGGCCTGATGTTCTACCTGCTTGATAAATTTGGAGATGCCATCGAAGCATTTGAAAGATATGATGTATTAGTGCCCGGTTCACCCAGGGGAAAAACTTATCTTGCAAAATCATATTACGGTAAAGGTGACTATGACAGGGCTCTTGAGATACTGAATGAAGTGCTTGCTAAGGATCCTGAATACAGTGAAGCAAATAAGTACACAGCATATGTAATGATCGAAAAGAAAGATTATACAAAAGCTGATGAATTCTTTGCAAAAGTAAAACCTGAGGATCTTAACAGCGAAGATTACACAAAACGCGCAAAGATCCACGTTGATAAAAAGGAATATTCAGAAGCGTATGCAGATCTTGATAAAGCAGTAGAGCTTGATCCAAATGACGAGAACACATATTTTGAGTACGGCAAAGCTTTGTTTGCCGAGCAGAAATATGCTGATGCCCGTTTAAAGTTCAGCAAAGCTATAGAGCTTGGTATACTGAATGTTGCAGCTTATGTATATGCAGGCATTTGTGATTTTTACCTGAATGAATTTGAAAAAGGTACACAGATATTAACAAAGAGCATAGAGCTTAATCCGAATATCGGAAGCGCATATTTATGGCGCGCAAATAATTATGCCGGTTTTGCAAAAAATGCAGAAGCATGCGCCGATTATAAAAAATACCTGGAATTTGAACCCAATGACACATTTGCGCAGGAACAGGTAAAAAAATTCTGCGGACAGTAACAGAAGGTAGAGATAAAAATGGCAGACTTAAAGGATTTTATTGCAGGTAGTAAAGACAGGTATTTATCTGAGCTTAAACAGTTTTTAAAATTTCCAAGTATCAGTACTAACCCTGAAAACAAAAAGGATGTACTGGAATGTGCTGAATATTTAAAAAAGCACATGGAATCGATCGGTATGCAGAATGCCAAAGTGTATCCGACAAAAGGCCACCCGGTGGTTTATTCTGACTGGCTTAATGCCGGAGCTGATAAGCCTACTGTGCTTATTTACGGACATTATGATGTGCAGCCCGTGGACCCGGTTGAGCTGTGGACATCGCCGCCGTTTGAAGCAGATATCCGTGGAGAAAATATTTATGCGCGCGGCTCTGCCGATGATAAAGGACAGGTGTTTATTCACCTGAAAGCCATTGAAGCCCACCTAAGCCGGAATAAAACCCTGCCTGTAAACATAAAGCTGTTAATAGAAGGTGAAGAAGAAATTGGCAGCGTTCACCTGGGTGATTTTATAAAGGATAATGTAGAGCTGCTGAGGTGTGATGTTATAGTTGTATCAGATACATCAATGTTCTCAAAAGAGCTTCCCGCATTAGGTTACGCCTTAAGAGGCTTATGTTATATGCAGGTTGAT encodes:
- a CDS encoding M48 family metallopeptidase — its product is MNYKIIRSKRKTLALQVNSDATLTVKIPYGVSMGYVEKFIEEKRTWIEKKQAHFIEQKAKHKPRQYVNGEEFLFAGKPYELEIVPGAEVRIALTGEGKLRITEKCLEAPKHYIEWFYKQFAKRHITARTKEIAEAFGYKYASIKINSAKTRWGSCSMRGNLNFSWRLVIMPEEMIDYVIVHELVHLEIKDHSKRFYARMSELMPDHRRREKWLKVNASLS
- a CDS encoding methylated-DNA--[protein]-cysteine S-methyltransferase yields the protein MEMKYFQLPPAAEMKRAVYSKDKSYDGIFFVAVKSTNIFCRPACPARKPLEKNMVFYPSAREALFAGYRACKKCRPMELSGTHPDWVQKLLSKIDSSDNKRIRDGELRQMGIQPEKARRYFMKNYGMTFHAYQRSRRLGTALTQIREGSKIDDAVFSNGYSSHSGFRDAFSKVFGKPPGRSETTDCIVTSMYQSKLGPIIIGANSKGVCLVEFSDRRMLEYQLKTLRRRFNAAIIPGSNKHIEQVKSELDEYFNGNLKSFKTPLVYPGTDFQVNVWNKLKKIPYGKTLSYVELAEEIGLKGASRAVGTANGMNRIAIIIPCHRVVNKDGRLGGYGGGLWRKQWLLELERIHSS
- the trmB gene encoding tRNA (guanosine(46)-N7)-methyltransferase TrmB → MKKIDYTKYPLPRIRHHANPVLYFPLKQHKGNNFYYPPVFEKLNWDEVFADGRPPDMLDIGCGLGRFLIEMSLVNTDKNLLGFEVRQSAVEWIQGVIEGEKLKNVQALWYSAVNGMSFIETGSIEKVFYFFPDPWVKKKHYKRRAFSAELLKEIDRVLKPAGKLYLMTDVPEVDEYQQKILNETGLFGFTYNDKITWEPGVQTNHEIFCELKGIPFIRMTCIKRPV
- a CDS encoding citrate (Si)-synthase, with protein sequence MKDRVRNLGKNHGSKVISEVSVEQVLGGMRGIKSLICDTSEVGLDYGLVIRGIPILELTDKLPEDVLWLMLTGSLPTEEESKDLQKELNARMDVPDFIWNILDAFPKDAHPMNMLSALVTALGYESKFRREYDKGLKKDLYWDYTLEDSLDLIAKMPVIASAIYRKRFSKGERIAPKKDLDWGANYAYMLGIEGNMDEWYKLMRMYMVVHCDHESGNVSAFTSHVVGSALSDPYYSLAAGLNGLAGPLHGLANQECLKFVIELLNHFGKVPSDDELRSFAKDRLDKGLVIPGYGHAVLRVTDPRFTASLDWGKKVIPNDDRFVVVEKLFNIVPDLLIEQGKAKDPWPNVDAATGALLYHYGIKEFEYYTVIFSVSRALGICSQLILSRAMGEPITRPKSVTMDWLEKAVNK
- a CDS encoding L,D-transpeptidase: MEEQTQNSDNSRPPEEIQEQVNLSNDTAENGSKNALRYLLPLLLCVFLFAGFTQEPLNKRSVTKNNSQVTSDSEDDNAPKINLSALLAAEEFSKNLRDTIYTNDNVWLEFRIDQQMLYVHYKDGRLVKYPVSSGIAGAHKSVSSRPGLFAIFHMNEVHKSSQFNSQLNYFMAFNMGSGFHGLPGTGYYVHLGVRPSSHGCVRMRNEDARELFKQCKIGTLVLAHKGHTNRVVAFAPEGFTNDAEYTKEDYINMLAYNLGTIMEGKYFINPPKRFILDGTVIPKIGVNVLSTEEIPEKQVLPFVIAKFESKPDFLNNRYSASGNITEPVNLAENFGIPEGDSVITESRQISVAPEMIKRYFHNPLGILPYFPPNQ
- a CDS encoding EthD family reductase translates to MVKLVAMYKTPADVEMFEKHYFEKHMPLVNVIPGLIKSEVSKLKVLPGTESEYYMMTEMYYEDMDSFNAAMGSPEGKASARDLVNFAKDRVDFFLGKVK
- a CDS encoding energy transducer TonB, coding for MVTDNIDILQDTGYGATELKKTYQKYLQRGLIFAILIHGFIIGTYLFANYISKMEEQKKTDIQQRIINVSDLEPPPSANDEEEPPPPKIEEPPVAPPKDLTALTPEPVAKEKAEEQTIKTQQELEEIKAPVGNNDSGKFQYTGNVKVEEKKIEEKIEKKEKVVEEKTVFQSFEVEKAPECVNLSQVRSSMRYPEIAREAGMEGRVTVKVLVGPDGNVLKVGSVSGPDVFHDEVRDKASNLQFTPGLQNGKPVKVWVTVPFNFKLN
- a CDS encoding substrate-binding domain-containing protein translates to MRAEIKKVLLFAAVFSVITISACDYTMKKSVSTTGELTVGVDEGISPVVKEEASEFMRLNTDAKVTLNIKTTKEVIADLNNGTYKSIVVGRDLTKEEADIFAANKIEIKKSAFALDGIGVIVNPKNPLTKLNFNELKRIFTGEQKEWNALDGDNKDVYSGKIKVFIARKNASVHDIFKQKVLAGAEFGANDVICSTSSQMMREIKEDPNSIGFISMAWITVSNDTLDESVKPLKIAAVDPSTGAIGNYVGLHQGYIANKTYPLITEAYIFSTDFSMNLSVGFTSFMSSYDGQRIVLKSGLVPVTQPVKIIQLN
- a CDS encoding tetratricopeptide repeat protein, with the translated sequence MFTKNLLRAVTFFMIFAAAINAQDNLEKGINAVKKGDYLGALNLLKGVSKDSYDANLYYGIALFQTGSVKDAEKFLKDAVKKDEERPEAYSALGELYSSQKNYGEASSQFEKAKKYLPLNKTKDDLDKAEIETIIDVLSAEADNFIADGKVDKAITSLTTAKTYDDKNPMIYVGLGDAYLARGAFDPAKSNYDQALKLKTGYAPALYGLGKISFKQKKYSIALENYIKSSESDNNFAPAFFEKGLMFYLLDKFGDAIEAFERYDVLVPGSPRGKTYLAKSYYGKGDYDRALEILNEVLAKDPEYSEANKYTAYVMIEKKDYTKADEFFAKVKPEDLNSEDYTKRAKIHVDKKEYSEAYADLDKAVELDPNDENTYFEYGKALFAEQKYADARLKFSKAIELGILNVAAYVYAGICDFYLNEFEKGTQILTKSIELNPNIGSAYLWRANNYAGFAKNAEACADYKKYLEFEPNDTFAQEQVKKFCGQ